From Salipiger profundus, a single genomic window includes:
- a CDS encoding mechanosensitive ion channel family protein has protein sequence MEEELELLETQVEEITSGIEEFVPILPDWAMPVLVLALAFIVGLAIFRLVFGILNRMVAKRDLFWRSLVARTRRPLRLGLVVAALSIGVAVAPLSFEGRDLAQHGLLIAFMVLVAWALHTALHIWTTVHLRKFTLDAEDNFLARKHVTQSRILVRLAGWLIVILTVSAILMTFDGVRQWGVSLLAAGGAAGIVVGFAFQPVLKNLIAGIQLAVTQPIRIDDAVIVEGEWGWVEEITGTYVVIKVWDWRRLVVPLSYFIEQPFQNWTRDSSSLIGGVLLYLDHCADIKRLRTKTEEICRASKLWDGNVCHVQVNEFRERVMEVRILASARNAPRTYDLRCEIREEIITWIQREMPEALPRTRETVSVDGAGVAPQHGIGVVGR, from the coding sequence ATGGAAGAAGAACTGGAACTGCTCGAGACCCAGGTCGAGGAGATCACCTCGGGCATCGAAGAATTCGTTCCGATCCTGCCGGACTGGGCCATGCCGGTGCTCGTGCTGGCGCTGGCCTTCATCGTGGGCCTCGCGATCTTCCGGCTGGTCTTCGGCATCCTCAACCGGATGGTGGCGAAGCGCGATCTCTTCTGGCGCAGCCTCGTGGCGCGGACCCGCCGGCCGCTTCGGCTGGGGCTGGTGGTCGCGGCGCTCTCGATCGGCGTCGCCGTGGCGCCGCTGAGCTTCGAGGGCAGGGATCTCGCGCAGCATGGGCTGCTGATCGCCTTCATGGTGCTGGTCGCATGGGCGCTGCACACCGCGCTGCACATCTGGACAACGGTGCACCTGCGCAAGTTCACTCTCGACGCCGAGGATAATTTCCTCGCGCGCAAACACGTCACGCAGAGCCGGATCCTCGTGCGGCTCGCGGGCTGGCTGATCGTGATCCTGACGGTGTCGGCGATCCTGATGACCTTCGACGGCGTCCGGCAATGGGGCGTGTCGCTGCTTGCCGCGGGCGGCGCCGCCGGTATCGTCGTGGGCTTCGCCTTCCAGCCGGTACTGAAGAATCTCATCGCCGGTATCCAGCTTGCGGTGACGCAGCCGATCCGCATCGACGACGCGGTGATCGTCGAGGGCGAATGGGGCTGGGTCGAGGAGATCACCGGCACCTACGTGGTGATCAAGGTCTGGGACTGGCGCCGACTGGTGGTGCCGCTGAGCTACTTCATCGAGCAGCCGTTCCAGAACTGGACGCGCGACAGCTCGTCGCTGATTGGGGGCGTGCTGCTCTACCTCGACCATTGCGCCGACATCAAGCGGCTGCGCACCAAGACCGAGGAGATCTGCCGCGCCTCGAAGCTCTGGGACGGCAACGTCTGCCACGTTCAGGTCAACGAATTCCGCGAGCGGGTGATGGAGGTGCGCATCCTCGCCTCGGCCCGCAATGCGCCGCGCACCTACGACCTGCGCTGCGAGATCCGCGAGGAGATCATCACCTGGATACAGCGCGAGATGCCCGAGGCGCTGCCGCGCACCCGCGAGACGGTCTCGGTCGATGGCGCCGGGGTGGCGCCGCAGCACGGGATCGGTGTCGTCGGGCGGTGA
- a CDS encoding DMT family transporter gives MDTLRAILLMVLSMALLAASDAFLKLASQVAPVGQVMLMLSTGATLLFVLLARLRGVSLTLADAFERRVMLRNLCEMIGALGMIVGLSKIPLSLMAAIMQTAPLVVTLGAALFLREPVGWRRWLAITLGLAGMLMVIRPGGSGFSGWEIFPVIGVSGLAARDLVTRVTPGRIPSIALSAYGFAAVFPVGAVVLLVTGAQITTQPVVFAHMAGAVVVTAAGYLAVTMAMRMAPVSSVAPFRYTRLVFTTGLGMLVFGERPDGWTLAGATLILGAGLYTFLRERRLARQESAVLRP, from the coding sequence GTGGACACGCTGCGCGCCATCCTGCTGATGGTCCTTTCCATGGCGTTGCTGGCTGCCAGCGACGCCTTTCTCAAGCTCGCCTCGCAGGTGGCACCGGTCGGTCAGGTCATGCTGATGCTGAGCACCGGTGCCACGCTGCTGTTCGTGCTGCTCGCGCGGCTGCGGGGCGTGTCGCTGACCCTCGCCGACGCCTTCGAGCGGCGGGTCATGCTGCGCAACCTCTGCGAGATGATCGGTGCGCTCGGCATGATCGTCGGGCTGTCGAAGATCCCGCTGTCGCTGATGGCGGCGATCATGCAGACCGCGCCGCTGGTGGTCACCCTCGGCGCCGCGCTCTTCCTGCGCGAGCCGGTGGGCTGGCGGCGCTGGCTCGCCATCACGCTCGGGCTCGCGGGAATGCTGATGGTCATCCGGCCCGGTGGGAGCGGCTTCAGCGGCTGGGAAATCTTCCCGGTCATCGGCGTCAGCGGTCTCGCGGCCCGTGACCTCGTGACCCGCGTGACCCCAGGGCGCATCCCCTCCATCGCGCTCTCGGCCTACGGCTTCGCCGCGGTCTTCCCGGTGGGCGCCGTCGTGCTGCTCGTCACTGGCGCCCAGATCACGACGCAGCCCGTCGTCTTCGCCCACATGGCCGGCGCAGTCGTTGTGACGGCGGCGGGATACCTCGCCGTCACCATGGCGATGCGCATGGCCCCGGTCTCCTCGGTGGCACCCTTCCGCTATACCCGCCTCGTCTTTACCACCGGGCTTGGCATGCTGGTTTTCGGCGAACGTCCCGACGGCTGGACGCTTGCCGGCGCCACGCTGATCCTCGGCGCGGGGCTCTACACGTTCCTGCGCGAACGCCGCCTCGCCCGGCAGGAAAGCGCCGTCCTGCGGCCCTGA
- a CDS encoding cell division protein ZapA yields the protein MSQMEVQITVGGRTFDVACQQGEEQYLLTAARMLDTEAQVLVDQIGRMPESRMLLMAGLMLADKTAGLEDRLRAAEDKLGEMSDELRELRERPAPAPEKVEVPVVPRSVTDTLAELAARAEAVAEEVEGKATS from the coding sequence ATGAGCCAGATGGAAGTGCAGATCACCGTCGGTGGCCGAACATTCGACGTCGCCTGCCAGCAGGGCGAGGAACAATACCTGCTCACCGCTGCCCGGATGCTCGACACCGAGGCGCAGGTGCTCGTCGACCAGATCGGCCGAATGCCGGAGTCGCGGATGCTGCTGATGGCGGGTCTGATGCTCGCCGACAAGACCGCCGGTCTCGAGGACCGCCTGCGCGCCGCCGAGGACAAGCTCGGCGAAATGTCCGACGAACTGCGGGAACTGCGCGAACGCCCCGCGCCGGCCCCGGAAAAGGTCGAGGTCCCGGTGGTGCCGCGCAGCGTCACCGACACGCTCGCCGAGCTTGCCGCCCGCGCCGAGGCCGTCGCCGAGGAGGTCGAGGGCAAGGCCACCTCCTGA
- the eno gene encoding phosphopyruvate hydratase gives MSTIIDIHAREIIDSRGNPTVEVDVILEDGSIGRAAVPSGASTGVHEAHERRDGDKSRYMGKGVLEAVASVNGEIAETLVGFDATEQEAIDGTMIELDGTGNKGRLGANAILGVSLATAKAAAEFCGQPLYRYVGGTSARVLPVPMMNIINGGEHADNPIDIQEFMIMPVSAPNIRDAVRMGSEVFHTLKKELSAAGMSTGLGDEGGFAPELGGTREALDFILKSIEKAGYKPGEDIYLALDAASTEYFKDGKYEMKGEGLSLSSAENVDYLAKLCADYPILSIEDGCAEDDWEGWQLLTEKLGGSVQLVGDDLFVTNPERLAMGIEKNVANSMLVKVNQIGSLSETLKAVDMAHRAGYTNVMSHRSGETEDATIADLAVATNCGQIKTGSLARSDRLAKYNQLIRIEEMLEDVAEYAGTSILR, from the coding sequence ATGAGCACCATCATCGACATTCACGCCCGCGAGATCATCGACAGCCGTGGCAACCCCACCGTCGAGGTCGACGTCATCCTCGAAGACGGCTCCATTGGCCGCGCCGCGGTGCCCTCGGGGGCCTCGACCGGCGTCCACGAGGCGCACGAGCGCCGCGACGGTGACAAGTCGCGCTACATGGGCAAGGGCGTGCTCGAGGCCGTCGCATCGGTCAACGGCGAGATCGCCGAGACGCTGGTCGGCTTCGACGCCACCGAGCAGGAAGCCATCGACGGCACCATGATCGAGCTCGACGGCACCGGCAACAAGGGCCGTCTCGGGGCCAACGCCATCCTCGGCGTGTCGCTGGCCACCGCCAAGGCCGCGGCCGAGTTCTGCGGCCAACCGCTCTACCGCTACGTCGGCGGCACCTCGGCGCGCGTGCTGCCGGTCCCGATGATGAACATCATCAACGGCGGCGAGCATGCCGACAACCCGATCGACATCCAGGAATTCATGATCATGCCGGTGTCGGCGCCCAACATCCGCGACGCGGTGCGCATGGGCTCCGAGGTCTTCCACACGCTCAAGAAGGAGCTCTCGGCGGCGGGCATGTCCACCGGTCTCGGCGACGAGGGCGGCTTTGCCCCCGAGCTCGGCGGCACCCGCGAGGCGCTGGACTTCATCCTCAAGTCGATCGAGAAGGCCGGCTACAAGCCCGGCGAGGACATCTACCTCGCGCTCGACGCGGCCTCGACCGAGTACTTCAAGGACGGCAAGTACGAGATGAAGGGCGAAGGCCTGTCGCTGAGCTCGGCCGAGAACGTCGACTACCTTGCCAAGCTCTGTGCCGACTACCCGATCCTGTCGATCGAGGACGGCTGCGCCGAGGACGACTGGGAAGGCTGGCAGCTGCTGACCGAGAAGCTCGGCGGCTCGGTCCAGCTGGTGGGGGACGACCTCTTCGTGACCAACCCCGAGCGCCTCGCCATGGGCATCGAGAAGAACGTCGCGAACTCGATGCTGGTGAAGGTCAACCAGATCGGCTCGCTGTCCGAGACGCTCAAGGCCGTGGATATGGCGCACCGTGCCGGCTACACCAACGTGATGTCGCACCGCTCGGGCGAGACCGAGGATGCGACCATCGCCGACCTCGCCGTGGCCACCAACTGCGGCCAGATCAAGACCGGCTCGCTCGCGCGGTCGGACCGGCTGGCGAAATACAACCAGCTGATCCGCATCGAGGAGATGCTCGAGGACGTGGCCGAATACGCCGGCACCTCGATCCTGCGCTGA